In Oleiharenicola lentus, the following are encoded in one genomic region:
- a CDS encoding putative quinol monooxygenase: MLVVHVHVQVKPESVAAFIAATTENAAQSVLEPGIARFDVVQQADDPTRFVLVEAYRSTEAPAAHKATAHYATWRDAVEPMMAAPRRSVKYSNVFPADNGW; encoded by the coding sequence ATGCTCGTCGTCCATGTCCATGTTCAGGTGAAACCCGAATCCGTCGCCGCCTTCATCGCCGCGACCACCGAGAACGCCGCCCAAAGCGTCCTTGAACCGGGCATCGCCCGCTTCGATGTCGTCCAGCAGGCGGACGACCCCACGCGCTTCGTGCTCGTCGAGGCTTACCGCTCCACCGAAGCCCCGGCCGCCCACAAGGCCACCGCCCACTACGCCACCTGGCGCGACGCCGTGGAGCCGATGATGGCAGCCCCGCGTCGCAGCGTGAAATACAGCAACGTATTTCCTGCGGATAACGGTTGGTAA